One window of the Triticum dicoccoides isolate Atlit2015 ecotype Zavitan chromosome 3B, WEW_v2.0, whole genome shotgun sequence genome contains the following:
- the LOC119279844 gene encoding uncharacterized protein LOC119279844: MGDRSEILAPPPAAEHDVPDELLELVFLRLFCPLSLVRAACACKRWRRIIADGAFLGCLRSLRAPPLVAGHYRVDEPVHGACRPVCNPVFFPSPLLADAVGLRPERLSLEFLPGCDGGSWHIADSRGGLLVLNKCAKRRFRDLVVCDPTTRRYRVIPPPASLRGRLYRGAFLLDGDAADEAAGQRTSLSNFRIIVALGLNVVARACVFSSGTGRDGGCWTMAPVAADHRVKPMTELCLARHVGNSVYWTTLRTEIITLDKDTAQFSCSLFPDDMYFCYGLEFVGCGGGRVRIARLDHRDLKVFVFIQGSHEWVLENSVPLPQLIGEVQGHGELKVNMPKKVVSVGEGSVVLCTEKGVGLVSVDLATMESERLHDGNKYYGPAYMYQLPWPPTIRACLP; the protein is encoded by the coding sequence ATGGGAGATCGCAGCGAGAtcttggcgccgccgccggcggccgagCACGACGTCCCCGATGAGCTTCTCGAGCTAGTGTTCCTGCGCCTCTTCTGTCCTCTCAGCCTCGTCCGCGCCGCATGTGCGTGCAAGCGCTGGCGCCGCATCATCGCTGACGGCGCCTTTCTCGGCTGCCTCCGATCTCTCCGCGCGCCCCCTCTCGTTGCCGGACACTACCGCGTCGACGAGCCTGTGCACGGGGCGTGCCGGCCCGTCTGCAACCCCGTCTTCTTCCCCTCGCCGTTGTTGGCGGACGCCGTCGGCCTGCGGCCTGAGCGCCTGTCGCTCGAGTTCCTCCCGGGATGCGACGGCGGCTCGTGGCACATCGCCGACAGTCGAGGCGGCCTCCTCGTCCTGAACAAGTGCGCGAAGCGTCGCTTCCGCGACCTCGTCGTCTGCGACCCCACGACGCGGCGCTACAGGGTGATCCCGCCCCCGGcgagccttcgcggccgcctctacCGCGGCGCCTTCCTGCTCGACGGCGACGCCGCTGACGAGGCGGCCGGCCAGCGCACCAGCCTGTCAAATTTCAGGATAATAGTCGCGCTCGGACTGAACGTCGTTGCCAGGGCGTGCGTGTTCTCCTCCGGCACAGGCCGCGACGGCGGCTGCTGGACCATGGCGCCGGTCGCGGCAGACCACCGCgtgaagcccatgacagagttatgcTTGGCGAGGCATGTCGGGAACTCTGTCTACTGGACGACCTTGCGCACCGAAATCATCACCCTCGACAAGGACACGGCGCAGTTCTCCTGCTCCTTGTTCCCGGACGACATGTATTTCTGCTATGGGCTTGAGTTCGTAGGCTGTGGTGGCGGCAGGGTGCGCATTGCCCGCCTGGACCATAGAGATCTCAAGGTCTTCGTCTTCATACAAGGCAGCCATGAATGGGTACTGGAGAACAGTGTCCCATTGCCGCAGTTGATCGGCGAGGTTCAAGGTCATGGTGAGTTGAAGGTCAACATGCCGAAGAAGGTTGTCTCGGTGGGGGAGGGCTCCGTCGTGTTGTGCACGGAGAAAGGCGTGGGGCTCGTCTCCGTCGACCTCGCCACCATGGAGTCGGAGCGCCTTCACGACGGGAACAAGTACTACGGGCCAGCGTACATGTACCAGCTGCCATGGCCTCCCACCATCCGAGCTTGCTTGCCCTGA